ACGCCATGGACAATCCCGATTTCACTGCGGCGCTGCGTGATAGCGGCCGCGATCAACTGATTCTCTCGGGCATCAGCACTGACGTCTGCGTGTCTTTCGTAGCCCAATCGGCAGTCGCGGCCGGATACGGCGCGTGGGCTGTCACCGACGCCTCGGGCACATGAGGCACGCTGGCAGCCGACGCCGCGTGCGACCGGATGGCGCGCGCCGGCGTCGTATTGACCAGCACGGTGGCTGTTGCCGCAGAACTGCTCGGCGACTGGCGGACCGAAGGCGGCGACGCCATCGCGGACATCCTCGGCCGCTAGGCCATCCCCGCCTATTCGTCCCTTCTGGCCTTCACCGGCTCCTAACGCAACGGTGGGCCGTCGATGCTCGGATCGCCTGACTTCACCCAACCGGGCGGAACGGCACCGGGATCGTGGCGTGCCATGCCGATGAAGCGGTTGACCGCCTCGGTCGGTGCACGATCCGGAATCCACTGCAGGGTGTAGGGCACGAAGCGCGGCCTCGTCACCGGACGCACCACGGCGGCCATGCCCTCGTCGGCGATCGAACCGGTCGTCAGGATCCAGTCGACGTCTGCCTGCGCCGGCCACGCCGCCGAGACGTGGTTGTCCTCCAGCTCGACGGTGCGCGGCGATACGCGGGCCTCCTCAAGGGCCTGTCGTTGCGCCAACACCCATGCAGGGAAGAGGAAGTCGCTCTGGATACCCATGGTCTCGTGTGCCAGATCGGTCAGGTCCAACTGCGGCAGCTGCGCCAGCCGATGGTCGGGGCGGACGCTGGCAAGCAGCGGCTCAGCGCAGGTTACCTCGCTGACGGCGTGCGGCGGATCGGGCACGATCCCGCAGGTGATGGCGATATCGACCGACCCCTCGACCAGCGCCTCCTGCAGATGAAACAGCCACATCCGCGCGACGATCACCTCGACGTCCGGAGCCTGCGAACCCAGAGGTCCAGCAGGTGCTTTGCCAGGATCGGTGCGGCCAGGGGCGTGATGCCCAGCCTGACCGTTCCCGCCTCACCCTGCGCGATGCGCTGCACTGCGGCTCCGGCGATGGAGACCTCGTTGAGCATCGTCTTCGCTCGATCGAGCAGGTCGGTGCCTGCCGCAGTTAGCGCCACGCGCCGTGTGTTCCGTGTCAGCAGCGGGGTCCCCATCTCCCGCTCCAGCCGCCGCATCATGTCACTCAACGTCGGCTGGCCGATGCCCACCTTTTCGGCCGCTCGCCCGAAATGCAGTTCGGTCGCAACGGCCACGAAGGCCTCCAGTTGACGTAACTCCACGCCCTCATCGTAGATAAGCCAGCGCCAATCACTTTCAAGTTGGGGGCGGTGCCGCGGGGTGACATCCGACGACGTTCGGTGCCTACTGCGGGCACCACCGCCCGACGAACTGCCGGGCCTGCTCCATGCCGTCGTCTGGCCCGCCGAAGACGACGGTTCCATCCCGCCGTCGGGTGAGCAGATTCCGTGAGCGCTTGAGTCCATAGCAATATGGGCCCCAGGATCGCGCCCTCACCCGCCGCGTCGGACAGCGCCGAACACACGAACGGAACCCGGCGGCGTCCAAAGACCGACAACTCCCCCGACACCGTCAGCCGACAGCCGACTCACTGCGACGGCCTCAAGGCTACCTCGCCGAGCGAGTCGAGCGGTCCACTCACCCACCACGATTCGAGTCGAGTGATCACTCAAGATCTGTGGTGGCGCAACCGTTGCCGACCACGGTCTGCACTCGACCGGATGAAGACCGAACCCCTGCACCCGTTCACCCATAGTCACTCGGACGCGATTCCCGCGCCCCTCGTAATGAACTTGATCACCGAGACGATCTAATGCTTCATCAGCGGCTGATCACTCTGAGCGCTGAAGTCGCCCAGCGCGCAGAGCACGTTCAACTCGGGCATGTAGCCGCACACGTTGCCTGCAGGGATGTCGTATTCGACCGCCCGGTACCCCCACACGGTGCGGGTGCTGCCGTCACGGGCGTTGCTGGTGATGTCGATCAGGTGGAACTCGGCGAGTCCTCGATCGGTCATATCGGCGCGGTTCATGAACAGCAGGGTCCGGAGATTGCGCACCCCGCGGTAGCGGTCGCCGTCGGAGTAGATCGTGGTGTTCCACTGATCGTGGGACCGCACCGTCGACAGCATCAACCGATCCGGCGGCGGGCACGCGTCGGGCAGCGATGACGCCACGAACTCCGCCCTGCCGGAAGGGGTGAGGAACACCCGCTCTCGCGCGGGTTGGGGGATACGGAATCCGAACGGCATCCGGACCCGACGATTGAAGTCCTCGAAACCTTCGGCACCGCCGCCATGGTGTCTCGGATGCGGTCGTAGTCCTGCACGTAGAACTCCCCCCACGGAGTGGCCGACTCCGGCAGTGTCGCCCTGGCCATGCCCGCGAGGATCGCGCACTCGGACTTCAGATGCGGCGACGGCGGTTCCCGGCTGCCGCGGGACAGATGATCCATGCTCATCGAGTCCTCCACGCTGACGCCCTGCTCGCCGCTGTGTTGGACGTCCTTCTCCGTTCGGCCCAGGCACGGCAGGATGAGGGCCTTGCGGCCGTGCACGAGATGGCTGCGATTCAGCTTGGTGCTGACCTGAACGGTCGACTCGCAGTTGCGCAGACCTTCGAACGTGGCGGCGGTGCCGGGTGCGGCGAGGCTGAAGTTGCCGCCCATGCTGACGAACACCTTGACTTGGCCCGTCCGCATTGCCTCGATCGTGGCGACCGTGTCCAGTCCGTGCTCCCTGGGCGAGGAGATCCCACAGACCTCGTCGAGTCGATCGAGGAACGCCGCAGTCGGTCGGTGGTCGATGCCGCATGTCCGGTTGCCCTGCACGTTGCTGTGCCCGCGGACCGGCGAAGGCCCAGCACCTTCGCGTCCCAGATTGCCGCGCAGCAGAAGAAGGTTGACGATCTCACGTACGGTGTCAACACCGTGTTCCTGTTGCGTCAGGCCGAGGCACCAACTGATCACGATCCGATCTGACGCCATGTACGTGTCGGCCAACACTCGGATGTCACTTTCCGAAACCCCCGACTGCTCAACGAGTTCCGGCCACTGCGTGTCCAGGACGAGATCGCGGTACGACT
This genomic window from Mycolicibacterium goodii contains:
- a CDS encoding LysR family transcriptional regulator substrate-binding protein, whose protein sequence is MWLFHLQEALVEGSVDIAITCGIVPDPPHAVSEVTCAEPLLASVRPDHRLAQLPQLDLTDLAHETMGIQSDFLFPAWVLAQRQALEEARVSPRTVELEDNHVSAAWPAQADVDWILTTGSIADEGMAAVVRPVTRPRFVPYTLQWIPDRAPTEAVNRFIGMARHDPGAVPPGWVKSGDPSIDGPPLR
- a CDS encoding LysR family transcriptional regulator, with translation MELRQLEAFVAVATELHFGRAAEKVGIGQPTLSDMMRRLEREMGTPLLTRNTRRVALTAAGTDLLDRAKTMLNEVSIAGAAVQRIAQGEAGTVRLGITPLAAPILAKHLLDLWVRRLRTSR